The genomic segment GGGCAAGAGCATCTCTTCCGGATACCCCTCGGCCAGCAGCTTCTTCTTCCCCTCCTCATTGCTATAACGCTTTGCGATGGCCGTGAGGCCCTTGGCAATATAGGTATTCGCTTCATCCCATGTGGCCTTATCTAGAGTATCGGTTCCTCTGGAGTCAAATTTGTATTTGGACTTCAATTCAGGTGTTAGATCCGGAAAGCCTGCATCTGCCCATTCCTTCCAGCCTCGGCGTATGATCGGGTACTTGAGACGATAAGGCCCGTACATTAATCGGTGAAATGTGAAGCCCTTCTCGCATTGACGGGGATTCCAGTTGGGGGTGGCCTTATTCCCGTAGAGATCCCCATAAGTCTCATAGTCATATTGTGATCCCAAACGCACCACAATACCGTTACGGACAAAGGCCTTAGCTCGACAGGCATGTGTGTCATTGGGGGAACAGACCCATGAGAAAGTGCTATCGTAACGATATTGATCCCGATAAATTTTCTCCCAATCTCTGTTGGGATAATACTCCAGAGGATTTGTGATTTCAGGAATCACCTCAAGAGCCGAAAGCGAAAGATTTTTGAGCCCCAGGCTTAAGCCAATCGCGGTAGCGCCGGTTCTTTTGATAAATTGCCTTCTAGTGATTTCCATTGCAAACTCCTATTGTTAAATTTCCAAATCGTTCCAGATAGAAATCATCTTTTGACCATTTCGATCTTTTTCGGAACCATCCCATATTGCAAATGCAAAACTAAAAGAAACTCCAGGCTCAAATTGCAATCTTTCTTTTTCCTGGGTCTCGAGCTTTCTTTTGAATACCACTTGCCATGTCCCATCACTCCAAACACCTTTCGCATCAACCTTCTCAAGTTGAGGCCTCATTGTTGTCAGCGTCCCCGCTCCTTGGGCTCTTGCTTCCTCTGCCGCCACTTCTGGAGCTGGATTTGAAAGAGGATTTCCAGCGCCCCACCCCGTAATAAAATGAGGGTCATGAAATTTTGTCTTGGAATCCTTTGTTTCAAACGAACTGCCATATTGATAGTTTTTTTGAGCCTCGTACCAGTCTGTAGCAGTATTCGGATATTGCATTTCAACATCTTTCCATTCTTTCATGTCTTCCTGCCAAGATGCCTTCCAATGCCAGATGGATACTGGACTTTGTGCACTCCCCATTCCAAAAAAGGGCGGATCTTTTTCTGCAGAAAATTGAACTGCGGCCCCATCTGAAAAAGACTGTGGATCTAATGTCGAGATATCCTTTGTCGCATCTTTCCAACTCAAGAGAATTTCAATATCCTCGTCACTGCACAGTACGCTCACATCAACCCCTTCCACTCTGGTGTTCCTCCACCATAAGGGGGTTAAAGAGACAAAGGAAGGTCTTGCGGTTTCCCAGTAAGGAGCCAAAGGATTGAGATCCAGTTTTTCCTTTGTTCTTAGCGCAACTATTTTCACCCGATGAACCCTTGAGCGCTCTTCTGCTTCCGGTTGGGGCAAAGTCTGAACATAGTGAATCAAGTCCCAAATCTGATCATCTTTAAGAGCTCTGGCGTAACTTGGCATGGGAGAACCCGGTAAGCCTGCAACGATTCGATCATAAAGAGCACTCGAATTTGATTCCCCCTTAAAAATGCCAGACGTGAGGTCTCTGGGTTTGGTGGGGAAGCCCAAACTATCTTTCATCATTTGCTGTCCATCTCCCTTACCCTCCGGGCCATGACAAGAAGCGCACGCCTTTACAAAAAGCTCTTTCCCTCGCTCGATACTCTCTGGATTAACCGCAGGCTCATTCGGCACTTGAATCACAATTTTAGGATCCACGGCCGTCGCTAACATCTTCTCGATTGTCTTCCAAGAGACCCCCTTCACCTCAGGAAAAATCTCACCTCGCTTCACGTCATTTTGATATTCTGCCAAATACCTCACGTAATAGACCAAGGCCCAGCGGTCTTGATCACTCAAGTGCTCCCAAGAAGGCATGGAAGAACCGGGCATTCCTCGGGTGATCGTCTCAAACAAATCTTCATCGGTCGCCTTCATTTGAGTCGTAGAAATAAGACGAAATTCATTTCGAGTGAAGTCACGCGGTTTCGGATAAAGAAGATAAGCGGCCGGACCATCCCCCGCCCCCTGAGGCCCATGACAAACCGCACATTGCTTTCCAAACAAGGCCTTACCCTTCACAAACGCTTCCTGTGTCGGAACAGGTTTTTCAATGGGAGATGGATCCCCACTTCTTTCTGATTCCTGTGCAAAGATAAAAATGGGGAAAGCTGAAAATAACAAGAAAACGAAAAGGCAGATCACCGTCGCAAAAACTCTTCTGTGGTTCTGAATCATCGCAAGCCCTTTGGAGACTCTTTTTTTTAAAACTTGGGTACACTATGGAGGATGAAAGATAGGATGTATATGATTTAAATCACATTTTCCTCGTTGTGGGAGAGACAGTCTTAGAATGCAGTTGTGACCTGGAAATAAAAAAAGTTTCCGTCATGGGCAGTCCCCGTATCAGAAAGGAAATCCCCTGCAAAGAAATGGGAATAGCCCAAGAGGACTCCTACCTGGGGAGAGATTGTATAGTTCAAGGTAAAATCCAATTCCTGTCCCACCTCATCACTCACGTTGGGACTTTCCGCCGTTCTTGTCGCTTGACGAGCCGCATTGTAAAGGGAATCAGAGGTTTCATCCAGGAAGAGGAAATGCCAGTCCAGTTTCAGAGTCCATTGGGAGAGGGGTTTGACGCTCAGCGAGCTAATAAAATCATTGATGTTTTGAAGGCTGGCGAGGTCCATGGTGCCATAAAAGAGATGATTCGTGGGAAATAAATTGTCAAAGGTATTGCGCTTAGGGTCTTGGGCATCTTCATCGCCAGAGGCGTGGTCAAATTCAAAGGCCACACGCGGCGACCCAGACAAATCAAAGGTATATCCCAGGATTCCAATGAACATCCAGGCAGAGATATCTTCTCGCCCAAAGTCGCCAAATTGATAAGCTGATTCCAATTGATAGTCCAAACCGATCGGTTGTTTTCCAGCCAGACGTGCGCCTACCGACGATTCACTGAGTTCGTCAGAGCCAACGTTGGGGCCAAAGGCAATGGGGCGGTCGGTGTCTCTCAAAAAATAATACAAATCAAAGGTGTGGTCCGGGACCATTTGACAAGACCCATATAAACCGATCAGATTGTCCTCATCATCCCATTCATTAAAAATAGTAGAGGGATCCATCTTCACTTTTCGTGCTGCGAAGGCGTCTATCCTGGCTTTTTCGAATGAGTAAAAAATCTTTGCGGCATCAAAGCTTTGGGCCACATTGGACCAGTTAAAAGCCCCGATCAGGCGTTCCGATCCGTAGAGAAGTTCCTGGCGACCCACGCGCAGTCCGATCCCTTTTTTCATAGGGTCATAAAGCTCAACATAGCCTTGTCTTAAGTCAATGGGGTCTTCAAACGGGGCGTCATTGGCAAAATCGGAACTTGCGATGCGTGCGTCTTGAAATTGGACAAAGCCCCGTGCATAGGGGAGGGGGTCCAGCTGAAGATTTAAGCGGGTTCTAAAAAGATGAAAGACATCCTCATCGTCTTTCGCATCGTCAAAATCAAAATTGTCTCTTGCCTCCAGGCGATACCGAAACTCTGCTGAGACTTTAACCTTGTTTTCGACTTTCTTCGGAATCAAGGTTTGTAAACGCCACTCGCCCAAATCGGCTCCCAAAATAGAAGATTCACAAAATGCCAAGAACACCATCATTCCCAAAATCTTTTTCATGAGGCCCCTTCCCCGTTTTTAAGTTTTGAGAAGCTTATCAGGGTCTAAAGGCGCTGATTATGATGTAAATCATATTCTAACCGCTTTAATTCATCCTCCAAAAACATGAGCGTTTCAGTTTTAAGCGTCTTTCTAATCTTTTTCGAATCGCGGCAAATTGGTTTTTCGTCCCTTCCAGATCAAAATCCAAATCTACAGAAAAACGGTCTAAATAATCCAACATGGCCGCACATGTCCCCCCTTTGAACCGCAAAAATTTTAACAGTTCTATGTCATCAGCCAGGGCTGTCAAAATCCTGCAGAGCCAAGCTTTATGAACGGCATCCCTTGGATGAGGTAGGAGCATATCGGTCCCTTGTCAGTGAATAGCCAATGTTTTTTTGAACTCGCTCGATGATATCCCAATCAATGGGTCTATCAAAATGAAACTCTGGATTGAAATAAAGCATATCCACAATGGCCCTTTCCTTGATTGCCATTCGAACTTCATCACGTACCTCGATTCCAAAAGGGTGAAACAAAAATCTATCTTGAAGCCGTCGACTTCGATAGGTCTCGTTTCCTATTGAGAAACAACGTGATTTTGAACTGACCAGCGTCATATCCTTAACCGCTGAGTTAATGAACCCATGTTGGGATAGAACCGTTTCACAACTCACATAAGCATACTGATGAAGGGCCTTGATCCCTAAAGCAAGTGGATTGACATGATCGAGGGGAAGGGTCGTATACATTCCTTTGTAAATGCGATACAGTATTTTTTTTTGGGTATAGCGCTTCAGCGTTGTATACAAGGTGTGTTGTATACAAGGTGTTTGGATGACTCACGTGCCAAAGCACGGCCAAGTCCTGAGCATGAAAGATTTTTTCTTTTTGTTGAAGGAGAACCGCTATATTTCTCATATTTTTATCCTGTACTGATATGTACAGAATAAAATATAACGATATTCTGGTCAAAAAGAAAAAGGACAAGGCCGGCCCCGATCCGCGGTTTTTACCCTCCCACCTTCGACATTTGAAAGTCATTGTGTCGGACGGTAAAATTATTTAAGAAATGTTCTTCGGGTCTAACAAAGACCACCTGTTGAATTTTCTTTTTGATCTCGTCGAGGGGAGTTCCAGTTCTTAAAAGGTGTTTTAAATCCAAGTCTTCTTTCCCATGAAGGCATGTTTTAAGCGCCCCATTGGCCTTTAAACGAAGGCGGTTACAACGGGCGCAAAAAACATTTGAAAGGGGGCTGATAAAGCCCACTTTTGCGTTCGTTCCTACAATTTCAAACACTTGAGCCGGTGAAGAAAAATAAGTATCCATAGGTTTTAGCATAAATTTTTTTTCAATGATTCTCTTTGCTTCTAGAGAACTAAAAAACCTTTCTCTAGGGTCTAATTGAACAGAATCATAGGTGGTCATCAACTCAATAAAACGAATTTCGATCGATCTTCCAATCGCAAAGTGCACCAAATCCAAAATTTCATCGCTGTTTATGCCTTTCATGAGAACGGTATTTAATTTAACGGGATTTAATCCACAACTTAAAGCTTCATCAATCCCTTCCAGGACATCATAAAGTTTGTCCATCCGTGTAATCTTTTGAAATCGATCTTGCTTAAGCGTGTCTAAGCTGATGTTCACTCGATCGAGCCCCGCTTCTTTAAGCTCCCGGGCCTTTCCTTTGAGTAATACGCCATTGGTGGATAAGGCCAATTCTTGAATCCTGCGAATCTTTCTAATTTTAAAAACCAGCTCTTCAATATGGGGCCTCACCAAAGGCTCACCCCCAGTGATGCGGACCTTTGTAATTCCAAGCTCTGAAAAGCATCGGATGATGCGAGCCATTTCGTCGTAAGTTAGAAGCTCATTCCAGGGATCAAATCCAGCGCTCTGGGCAGGCATGCAATAAAGACATCGCAGATTACAGCGATCCACCACTGAAATTCTTAAATACGAAAGTATGCGGCCAAATTGATCGGTCATAGATGTCACCACATTTTAAGTTGCTGATCTCCTCCCCTTTGTAATTAATTCCAATGATCTTTCAAGATTACCGTGTGCGATGAAAGTTCTCTCCATCATTTTTTTTGTAGTCGCCCGATTTATCCCCCCACCCAATCCAGCTGTTATCGTTAGCACGTTCGTAAGCTTATGACCCGTGCATTGATCGCTAAACAATTCCGCCACCTTCGATAGATTGGGTGGGGGGATGAATCGGGCAGTCTATGCACGGCCCCATAAATGGGGCGACTACAAAATGAGCCTCACTTTCACAGCACGGGGAGGTTGGTCCCACCACCCCTCCTTATAAAGGAGGGGAAAAGTAAACAAGTTATTCCTCCACTTTTTCAAAAGCCATCGTGGTTTTGAGTTTTGGCGAAGGAAATTTTGACAGAATTTGGTGGAAGCTCCATCCCGACTGGACCATGCGAAGAGCCATCAGAGAACTGAGAGCTGCCAATGCAAAAAGCATAAAACCAACCCCATAGGAACCTGTTTTATCTTTAAAAAAACCCAAAAGAGTCGGAAGGAAAAATCCGCCCATGCCTCCAGCGGCTCCAACCACGCCTGTGATGACACCTATTTCTTTTTGAAATCTTAAAGGGACCAGTTGAAAGACGGCTCCATTTCCCATTCCCAAGCAAGTCATTCCCAAAAAAATGAGAGCAGTTACAATCGGAAGAATAGGTAGAAAACCTACGCCCATCATCAAAAGGCTCACAAGAGAAAAAAGAAGTGTGAGCATTCGCACACCTCCAAATCGATCTGCCAAATAGCCTCCTACGGGTCTAAAAAAACTCCCTGCGAAAACGCAAAGCGCTGTAAAATATCCAGCTGTGATCTTGCTTAAGCCATATTGATCGTGAAAGAAAATTCCAAGAAAGCTGGCGAGCCCCACAAAACCCCCAAACGTAATGCTGTAAAATAGAGAAAACCAGAAGGTATCTTTTTCCTGAAAAATGGATAAATAATCCACAAGCTTTTTAGGTGGGGGTCTATTTGGACTCTCTTGGGCGAGTTTAATAAAAATCAAAAGAGTGAGAATCACAGGAATCAGAGCCAGACCAAATACATTTCTCCAGCCCACCAGTTCAGCCAGTGTTGGAGCAAAAAGAGAAGCGAGAACGGTTCCACTGTTCCCTGCTCCTGCAATGCCTAAAGCCATTCCTTGATGCTGAGGAGGATACCACTGGCTCGCCAAAGGAAGGGCCACTGCAAAGCTTCCGCCGGCAATGCCCAAAAGAAGTCCAAACGCTAGAATAGAGTTTAAATTCGAACTGAAAAGCCAAACTCCAAGCAGGGGAAGCAAAACAAGAAGTTGTCCTAAAATACCTGTTTTCTTGGGACCGATATGATCGACCCAAAGCCCCAAGGGAATTCGGACAAGGGATCCCCCGAGAATAGGAAGGGCCACCATGAAACCTTTTTGGCTTGCGGTCAGTCCAAAATCCTTGGTGATATAGACCCCTAGAACTCCGATCAAAACCCAGATCATAAAACTGATATCGAAATAGAGAAATGCTGAAAACAAGGTGGGGGGATGTCCACTTTTAAGAAAATCTTTGATCTTCATGAGACTCTCCTTTGTATGCAATAAAAATTAAATAGGCATATCCTTGATTTCCCTGAAGTGTAGTCGCCCGATTTATCGGGCAAATCCATGCCAAGATCGCATTGCCCCATAAATGGGGCGACTACAATACCTTGTCCGATAGATCGGGCGATTATAATAACCTGCCCGATAAATGGGGCGACTACCAGGGGAATAAAGTGCATGCGTTTCACAGATTCTCCATTTTGTAAATTTGAACAGCAGCCTGTTTATAATTCGGTTCTCGAGAAATGGGATCGCAATGGCTCAAGGTCAGATTGTTGGCGTTCGCTTCGGCATAATGAAAGGGAATAAAAATTTGTCCAGGAGCAATCGTCTCCGTGACACGTAAGACGATGTGTTCAATGAAACCACGACGTGAGACGACCTTGACATAATCTCCATGCTTGAGCTTGAGTCTGGCCGCATCTCGAGCGTTCATCTCGACCCAAGCCTCTGGGGAAAGTCTATTGAGAATAGGAATCTCTCCTGTTTTCGTGCGGGTATGCCAATGTTCTACTGTGCGACCTGTATTCAAGAGGAAGGGAAATGCATCATTGGGAATTTCGGGAGGGGGATCATTTTTAATGGCCCAAAGTTTTGCTCGACCGTCATCGGTTTTAAAAATGCCATCGGCGTAAAGCCAGGTGCTTTCACGAGGCGAACGTTGAGACCCTTCTGGAAAAGGCCATTGAATGCCGCCTTGCTCTTCAATTAACGCATAGTTCATTCCAGAGTAATCACAAAGCCTTCCACGCGATATTTTCTTCCATTCTTCAAAGGCGTGTTCGGGCTTCGTCCAGTTTGGAAAAAGGTGATTGTAAACACCCAACTCTTTTGCCACACTCAAAAAAATATCAAAGTCAGATTTCGCTTCTCCCGGAGGTTCTACGGCTTTATTGACCTTGCTGACGCGACGTTCTGAATTGGTATACGTTCCTTCTTTTTCGCCCCAAACGGCTGCCGGAAGAACAAGGTCTGCGACTTTGGATGTGGGAATCGGATGATACCCATCCTGGACGACTAAGAAATCTAGGTTTTCGAGCACCTCATGGAGAAATGTTTGATTGGGAAATGAGACCAAGGGATTCGTTGCGATAATCCATAAACCCCTGATTTTTTTTGCTAAAATAGCTTCAATGATGTCTGGATAAGCTAAGCCGCGGGAGGTTGTTATTTCAGATTCATCAATATTCCATAAGGCGGCCAGTTCTTGACGATCCTCTAGACGGTCAAATTTTCGATAGCCTGGTAGACTTGAGGTAAAGCCTGTTTCCCTTGTCCCCATCGCATTACATTGTCCTGTGATTGAGAAAGGAGAAGCACCAACTTTCCCAACTTTTCCAGTAATCAGTGACAAATTGCAGATCGCATTGACTGTTTCAGTTCCTTGCGTACTGTGATTAACTCCCATGGTCCACCCGATAAAAGGGGCCTCGGCATTTCCATAAAGAAGAGCCACTTTTTGGATTTGATCGATTGAAAGACCTGTCACCTCGCTTACGTGTTCAGGTGTGTATTTTTCAAGATGGGTTTTAAGCTCTTCAAATCCTGAAGTATGTTTCTCAATATAATCGTGATCGATTTTATTTGCTTTCATCAGCACATGCATCATTCCATTCAGAAGTGCAATGTCTGTTCGGGGTTTCAGGGGTAAGAAAACATCCGCCATCATGGCTGTTTTAGTAACGCGGGGATCGGCAACAATCAAAATTTTATTTTTGTTTTTTTCCATGCGATAACAGAGAATGGGGTGGTTATCCGCGATATTGGCCCCGATTAAAAAAATCAAATCAGCCTTTTCAAAATCTTCATAACTTCCCGGCGGCCCATCACTCCCAAAAGAGCGTTTGTAGCCCGAAACGGCACTGGCCATGCAGAGCGTGGTATTTCCATCAAAATTTTTTGTCTTGAATCCAAGCTGGATCAATTTACCTAAAGTATAAAATTCTTCTGTCACAAGTTGACCTGTACTAATCACACCTAAAGATTCTGGACCGTATCGACTCTGAATATCCTTAAAGTGTCCGACCATGGTTTGAATGGCGGCAGGCCAACGAATTCTTCGAAATTTTCCATTCACTTTGAGAAGGGGCCATTTGGCACGGTTCGGGGTAGAGATGGCATAATGTTCTGCCAATCCCTTGGGGCATAAATAGCCTTCATTGACCGGATGATTCTGATCTCCCTTGACGCTCACTGCTTTTCCGTTTTTCACGCCGATGAACATGCCGCATCCTACAGAACAGTAACCGCAGGTGGTTTTTACCCAATGGTCCGGAATTTTTTCTTTGGCCATGGTCCCAAATTGTTCATCCAGCCCATAGGCATATTTTTCCTTGGCGATATCAATGCCTAACGATTTTTTTATTTCTTCTAACCAAATCATTTTTGCCTCCGTAAAAATCCAAAAATCAAATATCAAAAATCAAAATGACGGATCAAAATTTAAAAATTCTAGCTTGCTTAAGCATTTGGTTTTGTTTTTAATTTTTGATATTTGCATTGTCATTTTGATTTTTGAATTTTGATATTTGATTTTCTCAATGTTCTCCTCCACTTATGACCCGTGCATTGATCGCTAAACAATCCCGCCACCTTGGATAGATTGGGTGGGGGGATGAATCGGGCAGCCCCATAAATGGGGCGACTACAAGGGTGATTTTCATCCCCCTTTGTGCCGACCTCAGTCGGCATGAATGTTTCATATCAAAAATCAAAATGACGGATCAAAATTTAAAAATTCTAGCTTGCTTAAGCATTTGGTTTTGTTTTTAATTTTTGATATTTGCATTGTCATTTTGATTTTTGAATTTTGATATTTGATTTTCTCAATGTTCTCCTCCAACAAAGGCGGCACTTGAAAGCCAGATTAAACCCATTGCCGATAGCTTTTCTGGATTTAAAAAATGAAAAAGAATTTCTGGAATGATGAAACAAGCGATAACTAAAAGACCCATGCGTGTCAGAAAATGTTTTTTAAAGCGATGAATCAGTAGAAAGGTCGAACCATAAAGCTCGGTCGATTGATCCTCGTGGAGGTTAAAAAGCCTGGCCAGGAGAACGACCAGCTGAAAAAATCCGGCAAGCATGGAAACGATAAGGAAAGCAATCGCGGGTCCCTGAAAAACTCTCGCTACGATCTCTTGAGTTGTTACGGCGACATAAATAGAATAAATGACCAAAGAA from the Chlamydiota bacterium genome contains:
- a CDS encoding c-type cytochrome, which gives rise to MIQNHRRVFATVICLFVFLLFSAFPIFIFAQESERSGDPSPIEKPVPTQEAFVKGKALFGKQCAVCHGPQGAGDGPAAYLLYPKPRDFTRNEFRLISTTQMKATDEDLFETITRGMPGSSMPSWEHLSDQDRWALVYYVRYLAEYQNDVKRGEIFPEVKGVSWKTIEKMLATAVDPKIVIQVPNEPAVNPESIERGKELFVKACASCHGPEGKGDGQQMMKDSLGFPTKPRDLTSGIFKGESNSSALYDRIVAGLPGSPMPSYARALKDDQIWDLIHYVQTLPQPEAEERSRVHRVKIVALRTKEKLDLNPLAPYWETARPSFVSLTPLWWRNTRVEGVDVSVLCSDEDIEILLSWKDATKDISTLDPQSFSDGAAVQFSAEKDPPFFGMGSAQSPVSIWHWKASWQEDMKEWKDVEMQYPNTATDWYEAQKNYQYGSSFETKDSKTKFHDPHFITGWGAGNPLSNPAPEVAAEEARAQGAGTLTTMRPQLEKVDAKGVWSDGTWQVVFKRKLETQEKERLQFEPGVSFSFAFAIWDGSEKDRNGQKMISIWNDLEI
- a CDS encoding alginate export family protein; translated protein: MKKILGMMVFLAFCESSILGADLGEWRLQTLIPKKVENKVKVSAEFRYRLEARDNFDFDDAKDDEDVFHLFRTRLNLQLDPLPYARGFVQFQDARIASSDFANDAPFEDPIDLRQGYVELYDPMKKGIGLRVGRQELLYGSERLIGAFNWSNVAQSFDAAKIFYSFEKARIDAFAARKVKMDPSTIFNEWDDEDNLIGLYGSCQMVPDHTFDLYYFLRDTDRPIAFGPNVGSDELSESSVGARLAGKQPIGLDYQLESAYQFGDFGREDISAWMFIGILGYTFDLSGSPRVAFEFDHASGDEDAQDPKRNTFDNLFPTNHLFYGTMDLASLQNINDFISSLSVKPLSQWTLKLDWHFLFLDETSDSLYNAARQATRTAESPNVSDEVGQELDFTLNYTISPQVGVLLGYSHFFAGDFLSDTGTAHDGNFFYFQVTTAF
- a CDS encoding nucleotidyl transferase AbiEii/AbiGii toxin family protein, yielding MLLPHPRDAVHKAWLCRILTALADDIELLKFLRFKGGTCAAMLDYLDRFSVDLDFDLEGTKNQFAAIRKRLERRLKLKRSCFWRMN
- the moaA gene encoding GTP 3',8-cyclase MoaA, with translation MTDQFGRILSYLRISVVDRCNLRCLYCMPAQSAGFDPWNELLTYDEMARIIRCFSELGITKVRITGGEPLVRPHIEELVFKIRKIRRIQELALSTNGVLLKGKARELKEAGLDRVNISLDTLKQDRFQKITRMDKLYDVLEGIDEALSCGLNPVKLNTVLMKGINSDEILDLVHFAIGRSIEIRFIELMTTYDSVQLDPRERFFSSLEAKRIIEKKFMLKPMDTYFSSPAQVFEIVGTNAKVGFISPLSNVFCARCNRLRLKANGALKTCLHGKEDLDLKHLLRTGTPLDEIKKKIQQVVFVRPEEHFLNNFTVRHNDFQMSKVGG
- a CDS encoding NarK/NasA family nitrate transporter → MKIKDFLKSGHPPTLFSAFLYFDISFMIWVLIGVLGVYITKDFGLTASQKGFMVALPILGGSLVRIPLGLWVDHIGPKKTGILGQLLVLLPLLGVWLFSSNLNSILAFGLLLGIAGGSFAVALPLASQWYPPQHQGMALGIAGAGNSGTVLASLFAPTLAELVGWRNVFGLALIPVILTLLIFIKLAQESPNRPPPKKLVDYLSIFQEKDTFWFSLFYSITFGGFVGLASFLGIFFHDQYGLSKITAGYFTALCVFAGSFFRPVGGYLADRFGGVRMLTLLFSLVSLLMMGVGFLPILPIVTALIFLGMTCLGMGNGAVFQLVPLRFQKEIGVITGVVGAAGGMGGFFLPTLLGFFKDKTGSYGVGFMLFALAALSSLMALRMVQSGWSFHQILSKFPSPKLKTTMAFEKVEE
- a CDS encoding nitrate reductase encodes the protein MIWLEEIKKSLGIDIAKEKYAYGLDEQFGTMAKEKIPDHWVKTTCGYCSVGCGMFIGVKNGKAVSVKGDQNHPVNEGYLCPKGLAEHYAISTPNRAKWPLLKVNGKFRRIRWPAAIQTMVGHFKDIQSRYGPESLGVISTGQLVTEEFYTLGKLIQLGFKTKNFDGNTTLCMASAVSGYKRSFGSDGPPGSYEDFEKADLIFLIGANIADNHPILCYRMEKNKNKILIVADPRVTKTAMMADVFLPLKPRTDIALLNGMMHVLMKANKIDHDYIEKHTSGFEELKTHLEKYTPEHVSEVTGLSIDQIQKVALLYGNAEAPFIGWTMGVNHSTQGTETVNAICNLSLITGKVGKVGASPFSITGQCNAMGTRETGFTSSLPGYRKFDRLEDRQELAALWNIDESEITTSRGLAYPDIIEAILAKKIRGLWIIATNPLVSFPNQTFLHEVLENLDFLVVQDGYHPIPTSKVADLVLPAAVWGEKEGTYTNSERRVSKVNKAVEPPGEAKSDFDIFLSVAKELGVYNHLFPNWTKPEHAFEEWKKISRGRLCDYSGMNYALIEEQGGIQWPFPEGSQRSPRESTWLYADGIFKTDDGRAKLWAIKNDPPPEIPNDAFPFLLNTGRTVEHWHTRTKTGEIPILNRLSPEAWVEMNARDAARLKLKHGDYVKVVSRRGFIEHIVLRVTETIAPGQIFIPFHYAEANANNLTLSHCDPISREPNYKQAAVQIYKMENL